The DNA sequence AGCAAAAAGGGTAGGTTTTGCAGCTATATGAAATGAAACATTAGACTTGTTCAAGCATCTATGGTAAGGAAATGAGTGAGGTAGCCTTTCCATATATATGAAACGCGCACTTTCTTATTTTGAAAGCATCTCTGGTAAGAAAATGGCATGAGTCACTTTTGCTGCTATATAAAATGAAAAATTGTTATATTACTAAGAATCCACTATTGTATTAGAGTGTGCTAGAAGAGAGAGAAGCTCTACCTTCTCTCTAGAAATGAATTTGTTCCTTCCTATCTACTTTTCTTTTACCTGGATCTAATTTCCAGCAGTCCGTGCGCATTTGTGTCCTTTCTTTCTATTTTTGTCTCCTGCCCATTGCAATTATCCCCCCCCCTTTATTTCTTACCTTTTATAGTATATTCACTTCATCTTCTCCAAATATTCTGccatttttaataatattttgagCTCGTTTCTTTCATCTTCTCGTTAATTTCTCAACTGCTTGATTATCTATTGGGTCAAGGAACTCAGAAAATTCTGGTAGTATGAACTCCGAAGAGTTTCTAATTTTATTGGCCACAACTATGTAGCCCCTCCTTTGTTAGCTTTACCAGCTCCTCACTATGAATTGTTGTTTGAAGAAGTGGCTAATCATTTGCCACTTTCGCCAGACACACTTAGAAGGGTTCAAGAAGATGTTAATATTATCCTTGCGGGTGGTTCTGCTAGACATGAACCTGGTCCAAGCCAGGGTGCTTCTCACTCCTCCAAGCATTTTCAGACTAAGTCTATTGACTCTGTTACTAAGCAAGGTAACAATTCTACTCCTGTTCTTGAAGATTTACAAGACAGTATCCATGTGCATAATGGATTTTTGACTGTGTTTGTTCCCAGAGATGATATTGTTATTGATAATGTTGATATTGTTGCTACTGCTAACACTGGCACTACAGAACCCGTTGTTTTATCTACAAATCCCCCCTGTGTTGGTAAATTGGAACTCTATTGTTGTAAAATATATTCCTACTGTGGGCACTAGTCAAAGTAATAATGTTCAAATTGTATTCAATGAGGATGTTCTGCAACTCTTAAGCCACCTAAAGAATTTCTTGAGAATGCCAGGAAAATGTGGAGCACTAGTCTAATAGGCCACTTTATTGGTGGTAGTTTTGATTTCAAATATTTTCGTGATTTTGcttttaaaatttggaagaaCAAAGGCTTGCTGCAAGTTTTTTACGGCTCTAAAGGTTATTTCACCTTCAAGTTTTCTTCGATTCaagaaaaaaatgaaattttggCCCTGATATCTATTCAACTTGGTGGTCGAACTCTTTATTTGGCTCCATGGATGGAGGGaaacaaattcaaaaagaatGTGATTGATTTGATTCCTTGTTGGATTAAATTCGAAGAGGTACCTCATTCCTATTGGTCGCGGGAAGGTCTCACTTTCATAGCAAAAGCAGTTGGCACACCTTTAAAATTCGATGATTTCACAGCAAAGTTTGAGCCTACAAAGTACGCCTCTGTACAGGTTATGCTTTCTTATTCTAGTCCAAGGCCAGATTTTATCTGGGTACCAGTTCAAGATGACTGTGGTGAGGAAGAACTTGTTAAAGTTCACATCATTTACCCATAATTACCCTACTCTTATAGTCACGGTCAAGCTTCCGGTCACTCTTTTTCTAGATGTATCCATAACCCCCAGGAAGTTAAACCAGCTTCTAGAAACAGGCCTGGTGGAGTTAATCCCAGAGCTGCAAAAGTTACAAAGGCATACACTCAAAGCAAAGAAACTAACACAGTTAAGAGAGAACAAATTCAGGAAAATAAGGAAGCTGATGGAGATTTGACAGATGTGAACCCTGTAGTTTTTGGTGCTTTTTTGGGGTGTGACTTGGTTCTTGATTGTGATCTAACTTTAGATGATGTTCAGGTGGATGCAGATTTGGTTCACAATGGGGATGATGTGGAGAACTTTGACAAAGAATTGGACAACACAGTTTCGGTTCACAATTCGGAGAACTTGGAGATAAATAATTAGGAAAATGCTCCAATTGGCTTGGTGTCTACTACAGCTCAGATAGATCAAGATTTGGAACCTTCTCACTTAATTGTTGACAAAATTGTTGAGACTTTTCCAGCACAATCTCCAGGTCAGAAACGAAGGCGTGGTCGTAGCCGAGATGCTAGCTGTGTGCAGTCTTCATCTGCAGTGCCTGCATCAAACCCAGCGCCTGCAGCGCCCAAGACCAGCGCATCGGCTGCAATGACCTTAGCACCTCAACAACAGACGCATCCTGTTGTTATTGCTCTCAAAGCATCCAAGGCAGATTTGACTGATAAAGACTGATTCATAATGGTTGTAAACAGAAAAAGCCCTGCAAATAAAAGAAGTCCAAAACTGGCTGCGCAGCCAGCAAGCCTTAGACGGTTGTAATGAATTTTGCAGCTTGGAATGTAAGGGGCATCAACAAAGCCCCTCATCAAAAAGAGTTGcaaaattttatttctattaataatttacattttatgGGTATCCTTCAAACTAAAGTAAATAGTGACAATGCCTTAGCTATTTCGAAGAAAATCAAAAAAGATTGGAAGTGGTTATTTAATTAAAATCACCATTATAATGGTCGAGTATGGGTTGGATGGAATCCTAATGTTTGGAATATTTCTCTACATTCTATGTCTAGCCAAGTCATCACTTGTAATgctatttttttagaaaagaatATTACTATGTTGGTTTCTTTTGTGTATGCACATAATGATGCTATTGATCGAGTTCCCCTTTGGGACTATTGCTTGACTTTGAGTACTAACACCTCTTCGTGGTGTCTTCTTGGTGATTTAACTGTGTAGTCAATCTTAGTGAAATTTCTGGTGGTAGGGAGCACTGGACTTCAGGCATGCAAGTCTTTAAAGACTGTCTTCCTAGCTGTGGTTTGGACAAGGTTCGTACAGTGGGGGACAACTTCACTTGGACAAATAAGCGCATCATTAATCCAGTGTTCAAATGTTTGGATATAATGGTTGAAATTGGGTTTGGTTCAATCTGTTTACTGAAGGAAATGTGTTTGTCAAACTTCGAGGTCTCATGGATCACAATGCTCTTCTTTTTGAAGAACCTATGCAGCTTCAAAAAATTAGTAAACCATTCCAGTTCTTTAATGATATGGTTGATGTCCCAGGGTTTCTGCTACTGTTGATAAAGCTTGGTCTTTGATTTGCTCAGGGTCCTGCTATGCTAAATTTGCTTCTAAACTCAAAGAAACGAATGTACTGCTTCGTCAACTAAACAGGGCACATGGTAATGTCTCATCTAATGTGTTAACTGCTAGAGCAAACCTTGCAGACCTTCAAGTGACTATGCTCAATAATCATGATCCGTCTCTTCTCTCCTTGGAGAAAGACCTGATCAATGTTCTAAATTTAGCTTTGGCTGAGGAAGAGAGTGTTTATACTTGCAAAAATCTAGGGTAAAATGGATGGGACTTGGAGATGGCAATAACTCCTTCTTCCATCAAAAATGCAAAGCAAACTGGAACCATAATAAAATCTTGGTACTTGAAGATGATTCAGGAACCTTAGTCCATGGCCAACAGCTTTGTGCAAATGTAGTTGTTCATTACTTCAAGAATTTGCTGGGGTCGGAGGTTACTCACACTGCCATTGATCTAGAATCTGTTGATTGTAAGGTCATTACGGAGACTCAAGCTACCCTTCTTAGTGCTGCTGTTAATGATGCTTTAATCTTCAACACCttgaagaaaataaagaaaaacaAGGCTCCTGGCCCAGATGGTGTCAATATAGAATTTTTTCTAGCAACTTGGAACACTACAGGTCCGGAATTTTGTGCTTCAATCAGAACCTTCTTTAACACTGGGTTTCTTCCTTCAGGTATGAACTCCACTCTCATCTCCCTTATTTAAAAAGTTGATTCCCCTACTAGAATGGCTGATTTTCGTCCAATATCACTTTGTACGGTCATGTACAAATGCATATCTAAGATCATAGCATCCAGACTCAAATTGATAATTCCTACAGTTATTGATATTGCTCAATCTGCATTTGTCCCGGGAAGACCTATTTCTGACAACATTTTTCTAGCTCAAGAATTATTCTGAGGTTATGATAGGGAATCAGGGGCCCCTAAATGTGCTCTAAAAATTAATCTTCATAAGGCTTTTGACTCCTTAAATTAGGACTTCATTTTGGCTGTCTTGACCTATTTTCATTTTCTTGAAATTGTGATTAAGTGGATCGAAGCTTGCTTATATACAACTAAGTTCTCGGTTAAACTAAATGGCATTATCCATGGGTATTTCAAAGGGACAAAGGGCATTCGTCAAGGGGACCCTTTGTCACCTTACATCTTTACCATGTGCATGCAAATTCTGTTTGGGCTTCTTAACAGGGTTCCTCTAGGCTTTCGATACCACTGGCGTTGCAAAGAAATGGGTCTAACCCATCTATTTTTTGCTGATGATGTGCTGTTTTTCAGTCATGGGTTTCAAGAATCTGTTATGCATATTATGAACTCCATTGCAAGGTTCTCAAATTGGAGTGGTCTAACCCCGAGCATCCATAAAAGTAACAGCTACCTGTGCAATTATGACAGTGACTTCACTACTTGGGTTGATTCGTTATTGATTCCCAGAGGCAACTTACCAGTTCGGTTTCTTGGGGTTCCTTTAATAACCACCCAGCTTTGTGTGAACGACTGTATGCCTCTCATAAACAAAATCATGAATAGACTGAGCTCTTGGACATCCTTGCTTCTGTCTTTGGCTGGAAGAACTTTGCTTATTAAATCG is a window from the Apium graveolens cultivar Ventura chromosome 1, ASM990537v1, whole genome shotgun sequence genome containing:
- the LOC141715113 gene encoding uncharacterized protein LOC141715113, translated to MGLGDGNNSFFHQKCKANWNHNKILVLEDDSGTLVHGQQLCANVVVHYFKNLLGSEVTHTAIDLESVDCKVITETQATLLSAAVNDALIFNTLKKIKKNKAPGPDGVNIEFFLATWNTTGPEFCASIRTFFNTGFLPSGTKGIRQGDPLSPYIFTMCMQILFGLLNRVPLGFRYHWRCKEMGLTHLFFADDVLFFSHGFQESVMHIMNSIASLYQLGAHSIELTQGAVLPNNGVTGRRHWPMRRFGGKELLKKGHGWPSTSSCASPLSLKGLGVEEGSWRMCVD